In Pseudonocardia sp. DSM 110487, the sequence CCTACGGGCTGGGTGCGCTGCTGGACATCGAGCCGTTCGTGCTCGACCTCCTCGCCGCCGCCGATCGAGCCGGCCTTCCGATCGAACAGCTCCACGCCGAGTACGGCGACAGCCAGCTCGAGTTCTCGATCAGCCCGACCGATCCGCTCACAGCCGCCGACCACGTCGTGCTGGCTCGCCTGCTCGCCTGCCGCGTGGCGCGCCGCCACGATGTCGCGGTGTCGTTCTCGCCGCTGCCGTTCGCGGGCGGCAGCGGGAACGGGGCACACCAGCACCTCTCGCTGAGCCTCGGCGGGGCCCCGCTCCTGTCGGGTGGCACCGGGCCCTACGGACTGACCGACGACGGGAGCGCAGCGCTCGGCGGGATCGTCGCCGGGTTGCCGGAGCTCACCGCGGTGTTCGCCGGGTCCGTGCTGTCGCAGCACCGGCTCCAGCCGGGTCACTGGTCCGGTGCCTTCGCCTGCTGGGGGTGGGAGAACCGGGAGGCCGCGGTGCGGCTCCTCGCGGCGACGCCGGGCAACCCGCACGGCGCAAGCGTGGAGCTCAAGTGCATCGACCCGTCCGCCAACCCGTACCTCGCCGCCGCAGCGTTCCTCGGGCTCGCGCTGGAGGGCCTCGCCGAGAGCGAGCCGCTGCCGCCGGAGGTCACCGTCGCCCCGGCCGAGCTCACGGCCGAGGAGGCGGCCCGCACGGGCACGGTGCGCCTCCCGGCGGACCAGGCCTCCGCGCTGGAGGCGCTGGAATCCTCGGACCGCGCCCGCCGCCTGCTCGGGGAGGAGATCCTCGAAGCGCTCATGGCCGTGCGCCGCTACGAGCTCGAGACCTACGGCGGAAAGGACGTCGAGGCGGTCGCCGAGAAGCTGCGGTACTCCTGGTCGGCCTGATGGGATCCGGGTTCGCTGACGTCGCCGAGCACGTCGGGGCGCTGCGGCTGGTCGACCACCACGTGCACGGCGCCTTCACCGCCGACCTCGACCGCGCGGAGTTCGAGACCCACCTCAACGAGGGCTCCCCCGAGCCCGTCCCGGAGTGGATGACGCAGTTCGACTCGCAGCTCGGCTTCGCGATCCGACGCTTCAGCGCCCCCGTGCTCGATCTCCCGCCGCACGCGCCCGCCGATGAGTACTGGGCACGCCGCGCCGAGCTCGGCGTCAGCACGGTCACCGAGCGGTTCCTGCGGGCCGCCGGGGTGTCGGACTGGCTGATCGACACCGGGTACGGCGCCGGAACGGTCCTCGACGTCGGCGGGATGGCCGCCGCGTCGAAGGGCCGCGGCCACCTGATCGTCCGGCTGGAGTCGCTCGCCGAGGAGCTGGCCGCCTGCGGGGTGTCCGGCCGCGCCTTTGCCGACGAGTTCGCGTCCCGGCTGGAGCGCGCCACGCGCCACGCCGTGGGGGTCAAGTCGGTCCTCGCCTACCGGGCCGGGTTCGACATCGACCTCTCGCCACCACCGCCGCACGCCGTGGCCGATGCGGCTCGCCGCTGGGTGGACCGCGGTGGAGGGCGCCTGGTCGACCCGGTGCTCCTGCGTCACGGCCTGCATGCCGCGGTGCGCCTCGGCCTGCCGATCCAGATCCACACCGGCTTCGGCGACCGTGACCTGGACCTGCACCGCGCCAACCCGATCCACCTGCTGGACGTCCTGCGCACGCCGGGCGTGGCGGACGTGCCGATCGTGCTCCTGCACTGCTACCCGTACCACCGAGAGGCCGGTTATCTCGCGCAGGCCTTCTCGAACGTCCACTTCGACGTCGGCCTCGCGATCAACCACGTCGGGGTGCGCAGCACCCAAGTGGTGGCCGAGTCCTTCGAGCTGGCGCCGTTCGCGAAGCAGCTCTACTCCTCCGACGCGTGGGGCCCGCCGGAGCTGCACCACCTCGGCGCCGTGCTGTGGCGGCGGGCGGTGACCTCGGTGATCGGCCGCTGGGTGGAGGACGGCGACTGGTCGGCCACCGACGCCTTGCGGGTGGTCGACATGGTCGGGCGCGACAACGCGCGCCGCGTCTACCGGCTGGGGTGAACGCCCACCGCTCGCCACACATCCCCCTGGGAAGATCGGCA encodes:
- a CDS encoding glutamine synthetase family protein; translated protein: MTTYPMPVLADEELASARARLEDADVRLLSGSVVDPAGVIRAKHVPAQRAGAFHVSGMGASPSWNVFCVDNAIAFTPRFGVVGDLRLRADLTALRVLGEGLAWAPAEMFDQSGAPAPVCTRGLLRGTVAGLAERGLDARLGCELEMVLTPRSGPGWNAYGLGALLDIEPFVLDLLAAADRAGLPIEQLHAEYGDSQLEFSISPTDPLTAADHVVLARLLACRVARRHDVAVSFSPLPFAGGSGNGAHQHLSLSLGGAPLLSGGTGPYGLTDDGSAALGGIVAGLPELTAVFAGSVLSQHRLQPGHWSGAFACWGWENREAAVRLLAATPGNPHGASVELKCIDPSANPYLAAAAFLGLALEGLAESEPLPPEVTVAPAELTAEEAARTGTVRLPADQASALEALESSDRARRLLGEEILEALMAVRRYELETYGGKDVEAVAEKLRYSWSA
- a CDS encoding amidohydrolase family protein, producing MGSGFADVAEHVGALRLVDHHVHGAFTADLDRAEFETHLNEGSPEPVPEWMTQFDSQLGFAIRRFSAPVLDLPPHAPADEYWARRAELGVSTVTERFLRAAGVSDWLIDTGYGAGTVLDVGGMAAASKGRGHLIVRLESLAEELAACGVSGRAFADEFASRLERATRHAVGVKSVLAYRAGFDIDLSPPPPHAVADAARRWVDRGGGRLVDPVLLRHGLHAAVRLGLPIQIHTGFGDRDLDLHRANPIHLLDVLRTPGVADVPIVLLHCYPYHREAGYLAQAFSNVHFDVGLAINHVGVRSTQVVAESFELAPFAKQLYSSDAWGPPELHHLGAVLWRRAVTSVIGRWVEDGDWSATDALRVVDMVGRDNARRVYRLG